Proteins from a genomic interval of Oreochromis aureus strain Israel breed Guangdong linkage group 6, ZZ_aureus, whole genome shotgun sequence:
- the LOC120440654 gene encoding circumsporozoite protein-like codes for METSGADEARRSEAGPGDTEGEDTEARPGETEAEAAPGEAEDTEAGPGDAEAEAGPDEGEDSEAGRGVRATGGGAAGGGVRATGGGAAGGAEAGTGDGVDAAAAAAGDVDVDAAAAAAGGVDVDAAAAAAGGVDVDAAAAAAGGVDVDAAAAAAGGVDVDAAAAAAGGVDVDAAAAAAGGVDEAAAAAAGGVDEAAAAAGGVDEAAAAAGGVDEAAAGGDAASDDVGATGGDAFWSGSGVNAVYSGKWEQANRATKPPAHHKGAVLQNLQQKHCPAVANAAA; via the exons ATGGAGACCTCAGGCGCAGACGAAGCTAGACGGAgcgaggcaggaccaggcgacACTGAAGGCGAAGACACGGAGGCCAGACCAGGCGAAACAGAGGCTGAAGCTGCACCAGGCGAagctgaagacacggaggccggCCCAGGCGACGCAGAGGCTGAAGCCGGACCAGACGAGggtgaagactcggaggctggacgcGGCGTGAGAGCCACaggcggaggcgctgcaggcggcggcgtgagAGCCACaggcggaggcgctgcaggcggcgctgAAGCTGGaacaggcgacggcgtggatgCTGCTGCCGCTGCCGCAGGCGATGTGGATGTGGATGCTGCCGCCGCTGCCGCAGGCGGTGTGGATGTGGATGCTGCCGCCGCTGCCGCAGGCGGTGTGGATGTGGATGCTGCCGCCGCTGCCGCAGGCGGTGTGGATGTGGATGCTGCCGCCGCTGCCGCAGGCGGTGTGGATGTGGATGCTGCCGCCGCTGCCGCAGGCGGTGTGGATGTGGATGCTGCCGCCGCTGCCGCAGGCGGTGTGGATGAAGCTGCCGCCGCTGCCGCAGGCGGTGTGGATGAAGCTGCCGCTGCCGCAGGCGGTGTGGATGAAGCTGCCGCTGCCGCAGGCGGTGTGGATGAAGCTGCCGCTGGCGGGGACGCTGCAAGCGACGATGTGGGCGCTACAGGCGGCGAT GCGTTCTGGAGTGGCAGTGGCGTGAACGCTGTTTACTCCGGGAAGTGGGAGCAGGCGAACCGGGCCACGAAGCCTCCGGCTCACCACAAAGGAGCAGTTCTCCAgaacctccagcagaaacacTGTCCTGCTGTGGCGAACGCAGCTGCTTAA